Proteins encoded together in one Mastacembelus armatus chromosome 15, fMasArm1.2, whole genome shotgun sequence window:
- the col17a1b gene encoding collagen alpha-1(XVII) chain isoform X2, translating to MDELTRQMDFSGGLSEERVVTEAITSTTRLTSLPPKGTSGSNHRNMSSSGGGLGLEKNVLTQSSSGTYFSSSSVGVNTSSYSSSSGVYLGGDSSGGGEGAGSYVDGEGYGSGAGGGSSYLVSSVSKVRSSSSGGARRTQTAGSTGGLSPVFRERKTISSRAGGYDGSSSPNSSPEFTRKDYGNYCSSAPRGRSESRESQIRARLQSASPSASRWTELDDVKKLLKGRSSSVSPTRSSTASLTLPVPKKANVEAKTVSVASQSVLTSFGSGPRSDGFNTIDTAGPYHTSLPNGQYDTGVKSGQYDITVISAQYDTGVKSGQYNTSLKSGQYDTGVKSGQYDASLKSGHYDTSMKSGHYDMGLKLGQYDTGVKSSQYEGSLRSGQYDTLDAALPSFTWSTSTLPSSSAAVVAGNTSSYTYQASTNNMSGGMSPLGHTSPSSLSVYGFQNNLAPISGTVLTTSGGNISANQGGYGVQKNVSNGGGIISSGVSTTTRSQTDDAYQKDYKFMISEKENVPAKRDAEMLILAKDSGKQFTSSTGHVGGGSLSGDSVKKEKLISSYSETVPLKTEIGNSYYGSSGVVMKDKATYAEIHRDSGIFGGGGFCCCSDSCCSWWKWLLGLLLLSLLLLGLLFGLIALAEDVRKLKNRVAVLEAESSAASAHASRLSGSANDINTYVNGRGTSDTDIALTVGGSGGSGSKTRIGIAAGAGGFSDGNGNEVITGGSTGASGSGSTGSRVSSSGTGLSGGTGSGSASTSFSGSTGAAGTSFSGTTGLGTGVSGGHINTAALQTTIQHMLRAEMQSQAFKELLTVQGVRGLPGPKGDTGSKGEQGFPGIPGPMGHAGPEGPKGQKGTQGEHGVEGPPGTRGREGPPGPRGEPGPQGFGVKGDKGFPGDPGVPGPVGPVGPPGPKGATGAPGLSGSPGQPGSIGFRGEAGPPGPKGDRGLAGFQGIKGEPGDKGVRGLQGEPGLPGVSGPAGEKGSKGSMGSAGQDGAKGSRGDQGPAGPPGLRGPTGPPGDSGPPGAPGLQGPPGIPGNPGQPGAKGDTGEPGRIINAAGSSTVGIPGPPGPAGPPGPAGPPGLSGPIGPAGLPGQAGPKGDRGYKGDQGEPGVTVRTTESISSTRTQSQFGAAGASVLSGPPGPPGPPGPPGPMGRPGDSRQGPPGPPGPPGYGIPGPKGDKGDSGFASSSGTYYTGPPGPPGPSGPKGSTGAPGPRGYQGEPGQPGVPGIPGSSERVSTYTGGNGIPGPPGPPGPPGRPGPQGIKGDTGAPGIPGSSRGTVSVTAGPPGPPGPPGPAGQPGSFASSIEMRQYITDYLRTSRLSGIPGPPGPPGPPGTFSGSIEDLSRHIIAYLQRSGLIVTQGSLTVNDLIVLLQRDEVRRYLTSTPGLQGPPGPQGPPGPQGAAGGLSGSYSVEQIATYIYNIMTERGIARGPPGPPGPRGPPGPVSGGGAGLTTATIDYSALVKNSDFRSWVISAIQEGPPGPQGVQGLPGPPGPPGAQGPPGVSTTTVYGAGGRGYSLEDIQRYLQGSGFRGLPGPPGPPGPQGPPGSYTGSISYSGNFPRDSIRTEIQNYLTSDSVRVALTGPPGAPGPRGHKGERGEPGYIQSYTQSQGYSQGNSRSERQEIDVSRISETLDYSNVALKVTDYIKNQGLLQEYLVEGPWRTNVRAIQGPPGPPGPPGPPGYSRVFAAYGNVTADLMNFFRDHGTIPGPPGIPGPRGDRGYPGPKGDKGDPGRPGIPGSYSIQIPHKVQKRDTGNRVVGRRQLHHHPANGG from the exons ATGGACGAGTTAACGAGACAGATGGACTTCTCAGGAGGATTGTCAGAGGAAAGGG TTGTTACAGAAGCTATAACCTCCACAACCAGACTGACTTCTCTACCACCAA AGGGAACCAGCGGATCAAATCACAGGAATATGTCCAGCAGTGGTGGAGGGCTGGGCCTGGAGAAAAATGTCTTAACCCAGAGCAGCAGTGGCACCTACTTCTCTTCAT CCTCTGTAGGTGTAAACACCAGCAGCTACAGCTCCTCCTCAGGTGTTTACCTAGGAGGAGACTCCTcaggaggaggtgagggagCGGGGAGCTACGTGGATGGAGAAGGGTACGGCAGTGGAGCCGGAGGTGGAAGCAGTTATCTCGTGAGTTCGGTGTCAAAGGTTAGGTCCAGCTCGTCGGGTGGTGCCAGGAGAACGCAAACTGCTGGCTCAACAGGAGGTCTGTCGCCAGTTTTCCGGGAGAGGAAAACCATATCCAGCCGCGCAGGAGGTTATGACG GTAGCTCCAGTCCTAATTCCTCCCCAGAATTTACACGTAAAGATTATGGAAACTATT GCTCCAGTGCCCCAAGAGGGAGGAGTGAAAGCAGAG AGAGCCAGATCAGAGCCAGACTACAAAGtgcctctccctctgcctccaGAT GGACAGAGCTGGATGACGTGAAGAAGCTGTTGAAGGGACGCTCCAGCAGCGTCAGCCCCACTCGCTCCTCCACCGCCTCCTTAACCCTGCCTGTCCCTAAAAAGGCCAATGTGGAAGCCAAGACTGTCTCTGTGGCCTCTCAGTCAG TTTTAACTTCATTTGGCTCTGGTCCAAGATCAGATGGATTCAACACCATTGATACAGCAGGCCCATATCATACCAGTCTGCCAAATGGGCAGTATGATACTGGTGTAAAATCAGGCCAGTATGATATCACTGTGATATCTGCTCAATATGACACTGGTGTGAAGTCAGGCCAATATAATACCAGCCTGAAATCAGGGCAGTATGATACTGGTGTAAAATCTGGCCAGTATGATGCCTCCCTAAAATCAGGACACTATGATACCAGTATGAAGTCAGGACATTATGATATGGGTCTGAAATTAGGTCAATATGATACTGGTGTCAAATCAAGCCAATATGAGGGAAGTCTGAGATCAGGCCAATATGATACTCTCGATGCTGCACTTCCATCTTTCACTTGGTCCACTTCCACGCTGCCCTCCTCCTCCGCCGCGGTGGTTGCTGGTAACACCAGCAGCTACACATACCAGGCCAGCACCAACAATATGTCAGGAGGAATGTCCCCACTTGGCCACACCTCACCCTCATCCCTGTCAG TTTATGGCTTTCAGAATAATTTGGCACCCATCTCTGGCACCGTGCTCACCACCAGCGGAGGCAACATAAGTGCTAACCAAGGAG GTTATGGTGTCCAGAAGAATGTGTCAAATGGTGGTGGTATCATCAGCTCTGGAGTCTCTACAA CCACTAGATCCCAAACTGATGATGCATATCAGAAAGACTATAAGTTCATGATCTCGGAAAAGGAGAACGTTCCAGCCAAGAGGGACGCAGAAATGCTCATTTTGGCTAAAGACAGCGGGAAGCAGTTTACCAGCAGCACTGGTCATGTAGGCGGAG gGTCACTGTCTGGAGATTCAGTAAAGAAAGAGAAACTTATTTCTAGCTACAGTGAGACAGTCCCACTGAAGACAGAGATCGGCAACTCTTACT ATGGATCATCTGGAGTTGTAATGAAAGACAAGGCCACTTATGCag AGATTCACAGGGACAGCGGCATCTTTGGAGGGGGAGGGTTTTGCTGCTGCTCAGACTCATGTTGCTCCTGGTGGAAATGGCTGCTGggtcttctccttctctccctgctCCTATTGGGACTCCTGTTTGGCCTCATTGCACTGG CTGAggatgtgagaaagctgaagaACCGAGTGGCTGTTCTGGAGGCTGAGTCTTCAGCTGCCTCTGCCCACGCCAGTCGGCTGTCAGGTTCTGCCAATGACATCAACACCTATGTGAACGGGAGAGGTACCAGCGACACTGACATCGCGCTTACAGTGGGTGGAAGTGGAGGGTCGGGCTCCAAAACACGAATCGGTATTGCAGCTGGTGCTGGGGGCTTCTCTGATGGCAATGGCAATGAAGTCATCACTGGTGGT TCCACTGGGGCCAGTGGCAGTGGTTCCACTGGGTCCAGGGTTAGTAGTTCTGGCACAGGCCTCAGTGGGGGCACGGGAAGTGGCAGTGCTAGTACCAGTTTCAGTGGCAGTACCGGCGCTGCTGGTACCAGCTTCAGTGGAACCACTGGCCTTGGTACCGGTGTGAGTGGAGGACACATAAATACTGCTGCTCTTCAGACGACCATCCAGCACATGTTAAGAGCTGAAATGCAGTCGCAGGCATTCAAAG AGTTGCTAACAGTGCAGGGAGTGAGAGGACTGCCTGGACCTAAAG GGGACACTGGATCTAAAG GAGAACAGGGCTTCCCTGGAATTCCAG GTCCAATGGGACATGCAGGCCCCGAGGGTCCTAAAGGGCAAAAAGGAACCCAAG GTGAACATGGAGTTGAAGGGCCACCAGGTACCAGGGGTCGTGAAGGCCCACCTGGCCCCAGAGGTGAGCCAGGACCTCAAGGCTTTGGAGTGAAAGGTGACAAAG GTTTTCCTGGTGATCCTGGAGTTCCTGGGCCTGTGGGACCTGTTGGCCCACCTGGACCAAAGG GTGCAACTGGAGCTCCTGGGCTTTCTGGGTCACCAG GTCAACCAGGTTCTATAGGGTTCCGTGGTGAAGCAGGGCCACCTGGTCCTAAAG GTGACAGAGGACTTGCTGGATTCCAAGGAATTAAAG gTGAACCTGGTGACAAAGGCGTCAGAGGTCTACAAG GTGAGCCAGGTCTACCAGGTGTGTCTGGGCCAGCTGGAGAGAAAGGATCCAAAGGGTCAATGG GATCTGCTGGACAAGATGGTGCGAAAGGATCAAGAG GTGACCAAGGACCTGCTGGACCCCCTGGACTCAGAGGACCTACTGGACCGCCAGGGGACTCTGGACCTCCAG GAGCACCTGGTCTTCAAGGACCACCAG GTATACCAGGAAACCCAGGACAACCAGGTGCCAAAG GTGACACTGGTGAACCAGGAAGAATCATCAATGCAG ctggATCCAGTACTGTTGGCATCCCTGGACCACCTGGACCTGCTGGTCCCCCAGGTCCTGCAGGACCTCCAGGATTATCAG GTCCCATTGGCCCAGCTGGTCTGCCTGGTCAAGCTG GCCCTAAAGGTGACAGAGGGTATAAGGGAGACCAGGGAGAACCAGGAGTAACAGTGAGAACGACTGAGAGCATAAGCTCAACCAGAACTCAGA GTCAGTTTGGTGCTGCTGGAGCCTCAGTGCTAAGTGGCCCACCTGGCCCACCGGGTCCACCAGGTCCACCTGGGCCTATGGGACGCCCAG GAGATTCAAGACAAGGACCTCCAGGACCACCTGGGCCTCCAG GTTATGGAATTCCAGGACCTAAAGGAGACAAAGGAGATTCAGGCTTTGCTTCCAGCTCTG GAACGTATTATACTGGGCCACCAGGACCACCTGGGCCTTCTGGACCTAAAGGGTCAACAG GTGCTCCTGGACCAAGGGGATACCAGG GTGAGCCAGGACAGCCAGGTGTGCCCGGCATCCCAGGAAGCTCTGAGAGAG TGTCAACGTATACTGGAGGAAATGGGATCCCGGGACCTCCAGGTCCACCAGGTCCTCCTGGACGTCCAGGACCACAAGGAATCAAAG GGGACACTGGAGCTCCTGGTATTCCTGGCTCTTCAAGAG GTACAGTCTCAGTTACTGCAGGCCCTCCTGGTCCCCCAGGTCCTCCTGGCCCTGCAGGCCAGCCAGGGTCTTTTGCTTCATCTATAGAGATGCGTCAGTACATCACTGATTATCTAA GAACAAGCAGACTGTCTGGTATCCCAGGACCTCCAGGTCCACCTGGGCCTCCAGGAACCTTCTCAGGCTCTATTGAGGACCTCTCCCGTCATATCATTGCATACCTGCAAC GCTCAGGCCTCATCGTCACTCAGGGATCCCTGACAGTCAATGATCTTATTGTCTTGCTTCAGA GAGACGAAGTGAGGAGATATTTGACAAGCACTCCAGGACTTCAAGGGCCGCCAGGACCACAAGGACCACCAGGACCACAAGGGGCAGCAGGGGGACTTTCTGGCAGTTACAGTGTAGAGCAGATAGCGACATACATCTACAATATCATGACTG aaagaGGAATTGCTAGAGGTCCACCTGGGCCACCTGGACCACGTGGCCCACCTGGGCCTGTTAGTGGAGGAGGCGCTGGCTTGACCACTGCTACGATAGACTATTCTGCACTTGTGAAAA ATTCAGACTTCCGCTCATGGGTTATCTCTGCTATACAAGAGGGTCCTCCTGGACCTCAAGGTGTTCAAGGTTTACCTGGCCCTCCTGGTCCTCCTGGTGCTCAAGGGCCACCAGGTGTCTCCACTACCACTGTGTATGGGGCAGGAGGTCGTGGCTACAGCTTGGAGGACATTCAGCGTTACCTGCAAG GTTCTGGGTTTAGAGGTCTTCCTGGCCCTCCTGGTCCTCCAGGTCCTCAGGGACCACCAGGCAGTTACACTGGATCAATTTCCTATAGTGGAAACTTCCCCCGGGACAGCATCCGCACTGAAATTCAGAACTATCTGACCA GTGACAGTGTTCGTGTCGCCCTCACTGGACCTCCGGGGGCTCCAGGACCAAGGGGTCACAAAGGAGAACGTGGAGAACCGGGTTACATCCAGAGCTACACGCAGAGCCAGGGCTACTCTCAGGGCAACTCCCGCTCTGAGCGCCAAGAGATCGATGTGAGCAGGATCAGTGAGACACTGGACTACTCCAATGTTGCCCTGAAAGTAACAGACTACATCAAGA ATCAAGGCCTGTTGCAGGAGTATCTGGTTGAGGGTCCATGGAGGACGAATGTAAGGGCCATTCAAGGCCCCCCTGGACCACCAGGCCCCCCTGGACCACCTGGTTACAGCCGTGTCTTTGCGGCCTACGGCAATGTCACAGCTGACCTCATGAACTTCTTCAGAG ACCATGGCACCATCCCTGGCCCGCCAGGAATCCCTGGACCAAGGGGAGACAGAGGGTATCCAGGACCCAAAGGAGACAAGG GTGATCCTGGACGCCCAGGAATACCAGGGTCATACAGTATCCAAATTCCACACAAAGTGCAGAAGAGGGATACAG GTAATAGAGTGGTTGGTCGTCGCCAGCTGCATCACCATCCAGCCAACGGTGGCTAA
- the col17a1b gene encoding collagen alpha-1(I) chain isoform X3, translating into MSSSGGGLGLEKNVLTQSSSGTYFSSSSVGVNTSSYSSSSGVYLGGDSSGGGEGAGSYVDGEGYGSGAGGGSSYLVSSVSKVRSSSSGGARRTQTAGSTGGLSPVFRERKTISSRAGGYDGSSSPNSSPEFTRKDYGNYCSSAPRGRSESRESQIRARLQSASPSASRWTELDDVKKLLKGRSSSVSPTRSSTASLTLPVPKKANVEAKTVSVASQSVLTSFGSGPRSDGFNTIDTAGPYHTSLPNGQYDTGVKSGQYDITVISAQYDTGVKSGQYNTSLKSGQYDTGVKSGQYDASLKSGHYDTSMKSGHYDMGLKLGQYDTGVKSSQYEGSLRSGQYDTLDAALPSFTWSTSTLPSSSAAVVAGNTSSYTYQASTNNMSGGMSPLGHTSPSSLSVYGFQNNLAPISGTVLTTSGGNISANQGGYGVQKNVSNGGGIISSGVSTTTRSQTDDAYQKDYKFMISEKENVPAKRDAEMLILAKDSGKQFTSSTGHVGGGSLSGDSVKKEKLISSYSETVPLKTEIGNSYYGSSGVVMKDKATYAEIHRDSGIFGGGGFCCCSDSCCSWWKWLLGLLLLSLLLLGLLFGLIALAEDVRKLKNRVAVLEAESSAASAHASRLSGSANDINTYVNGRGTSDTDIALTVGGSGGSGSKTRIGIAAGAGGFSDGNGNEVITGGSAGASGSGSTGASGSGSTGASGSGSTGSRVSSSGTGLSGGTGSGSASTSFSGSTGAAGTSFSGTTGLGTGVSGGHINTAALQTTIQHMLRAEMQSQAFKELLTVQGVRGLPGPKGDTGSKGEQGFPGIPGPMGHAGPEGPKGQKGTQGEHGVEGPPGTRGREGPPGPRGEPGPQGFGVKGDKGFPGDPGVPGPVGPVGPPGPKGATGAPGLSGSPGQPGSIGFRGEAGPPGPKGDRGLAGFQGIKGEPGDKGVRGLQGEPGLPGVSGPAGEKGSKGSMGSAGQDGAKGSRGDQGPAGPPGLRGPTGPPGDSGPPGAPGLQGPPGIPGNPGQPGAKGDTGEPGRIINAAGSSTVGIPGPPGPAGPPGPAGPPGLSGPIGPAGLPGQAGPKGDRGYKGDQGEPGVTVRTTESISSTRTQSQFGAAGASVLSGPPGPPGPPGPPGPMGRPGDSRQGPPGPPGPPGYGIPGPKGDKGDSGFASSSGTYYTGPPGPPGPSGPKGSTGAPGPRGYQGEPGQPGVPGIPGSSERVSTYTGGNGIPGPPGPPGPPGRPGPQGIKGDTGAPGIPGSSRGTVSVTAGPPGPPGPPGPAGQPGSFASSIEMRQYITDYLRTSRLSGIPGPPGPPGPPGTFSGSIEDLSRHIIAYLQRSGLIVTQGSLTVNDLIVLLQRDEVRRYLTSTPGLQGPPGPQGPPGPQGAAGGLSGSYSVEQIATYIYNIMTERGIARGPPGPPGPRGPPGPVSGGGAGLTTATIDYSALVKNSDFRSWVISAIQEGPPGPQGVQGLPGPPGPPGAQGPPGVSTTTVYGAGGRGYSLEDIQRYLQGSGFRGLPGPPGPPGPQGPPGSYTGSISYSGNFPRDSIRTEIQNYLTSDSVRVALTGPPGAPGPRGHKGERGEPGYIQSYTQSQGYSQGNSRSERQEIDVSRISETLDYSNVALKVTDYIKNQGLLQEYLVEGPWRTNVRAIQGPPGPPGPPGPPGYSRVFAAYGNVTADLMNFFRDHGTIPGPPGIPGPRGDRGYPGPKGDKGDPGRPGIPGSYSIQIPHKVQKRDTGNRVVGRRQLHHHPANGG; encoded by the exons ATGTCCAGCAGTGGTGGAGGGCTGGGCCTGGAGAAAAATGTCTTAACCCAGAGCAGCAGTGGCACCTACTTCTCTTCAT CCTCTGTAGGTGTAAACACCAGCAGCTACAGCTCCTCCTCAGGTGTTTACCTAGGAGGAGACTCCTcaggaggaggtgagggagCGGGGAGCTACGTGGATGGAGAAGGGTACGGCAGTGGAGCCGGAGGTGGAAGCAGTTATCTCGTGAGTTCGGTGTCAAAGGTTAGGTCCAGCTCGTCGGGTGGTGCCAGGAGAACGCAAACTGCTGGCTCAACAGGAGGTCTGTCGCCAGTTTTCCGGGAGAGGAAAACCATATCCAGCCGCGCAGGAGGTTATGACG GTAGCTCCAGTCCTAATTCCTCCCCAGAATTTACACGTAAAGATTATGGAAACTATT GCTCCAGTGCCCCAAGAGGGAGGAGTGAAAGCAGAG AGAGCCAGATCAGAGCCAGACTACAAAGtgcctctccctctgcctccaGAT GGACAGAGCTGGATGACGTGAAGAAGCTGTTGAAGGGACGCTCCAGCAGCGTCAGCCCCACTCGCTCCTCCACCGCCTCCTTAACCCTGCCTGTCCCTAAAAAGGCCAATGTGGAAGCCAAGACTGTCTCTGTGGCCTCTCAGTCAG TTTTAACTTCATTTGGCTCTGGTCCAAGATCAGATGGATTCAACACCATTGATACAGCAGGCCCATATCATACCAGTCTGCCAAATGGGCAGTATGATACTGGTGTAAAATCAGGCCAGTATGATATCACTGTGATATCTGCTCAATATGACACTGGTGTGAAGTCAGGCCAATATAATACCAGCCTGAAATCAGGGCAGTATGATACTGGTGTAAAATCTGGCCAGTATGATGCCTCCCTAAAATCAGGACACTATGATACCAGTATGAAGTCAGGACATTATGATATGGGTCTGAAATTAGGTCAATATGATACTGGTGTCAAATCAAGCCAATATGAGGGAAGTCTGAGATCAGGCCAATATGATACTCTCGATGCTGCACTTCCATCTTTCACTTGGTCCACTTCCACGCTGCCCTCCTCCTCCGCCGCGGTGGTTGCTGGTAACACCAGCAGCTACACATACCAGGCCAGCACCAACAATATGTCAGGAGGAATGTCCCCACTTGGCCACACCTCACCCTCATCCCTGTCAG TTTATGGCTTTCAGAATAATTTGGCACCCATCTCTGGCACCGTGCTCACCACCAGCGGAGGCAACATAAGTGCTAACCAAGGAG GTTATGGTGTCCAGAAGAATGTGTCAAATGGTGGTGGTATCATCAGCTCTGGAGTCTCTACAA CCACTAGATCCCAAACTGATGATGCATATCAGAAAGACTATAAGTTCATGATCTCGGAAAAGGAGAACGTTCCAGCCAAGAGGGACGCAGAAATGCTCATTTTGGCTAAAGACAGCGGGAAGCAGTTTACCAGCAGCACTGGTCATGTAGGCGGAG gGTCACTGTCTGGAGATTCAGTAAAGAAAGAGAAACTTATTTCTAGCTACAGTGAGACAGTCCCACTGAAGACAGAGATCGGCAACTCTTACT ATGGATCATCTGGAGTTGTAATGAAAGACAAGGCCACTTATGCag AGATTCACAGGGACAGCGGCATCTTTGGAGGGGGAGGGTTTTGCTGCTGCTCAGACTCATGTTGCTCCTGGTGGAAATGGCTGCTGggtcttctccttctctccctgctCCTATTGGGACTCCTGTTTGGCCTCATTGCACTGG CTGAggatgtgagaaagctgaagaACCGAGTGGCTGTTCTGGAGGCTGAGTCTTCAGCTGCCTCTGCCCACGCCAGTCGGCTGTCAGGTTCTGCCAATGACATCAACACCTATGTGAACGGGAGAGGTACCAGCGACACTGACATCGCGCTTACAGTGGGTGGAAGTGGAGGGTCGGGCTCCAAAACACGAATCGGTATTGCAGCTGGTGCTGGGGGCTTCTCTGATGGCAATGGCAATGAAGTCATCACTGGTGGTTCCGCTGGGGCCAGTGGCAGTGGCTCCACTGGGGCCAGTGGCAGTGGCTCCACTGGGGCCAGTGGCAGTGGTTCCACTGGGTCCAGGGTTAGTAGTTCTGGCACAGGCCTCAGTGGGGGCACGGGAAGTGGCAGTGCTAGTACCAGTTTCAGTGGCAGTACCGGCGCTGCTGGTACCAGCTTCAGTGGAACCACTGGCCTTGGTACCGGTGTGAGTGGAGGACACATAAATACTGCTGCTCTTCAGACGACCATCCAGCACATGTTAAGAGCTGAAATGCAGTCGCAGGCATTCAAAG AGTTGCTAACAGTGCAGGGAGTGAGAGGACTGCCTGGACCTAAAG GGGACACTGGATCTAAAG GAGAACAGGGCTTCCCTGGAATTCCAG GTCCAATGGGACATGCAGGCCCCGAGGGTCCTAAAGGGCAAAAAGGAACCCAAG GTGAACATGGAGTTGAAGGGCCACCAGGTACCAGGGGTCGTGAAGGCCCACCTGGCCCCAGAGGTGAGCCAGGACCTCAAGGCTTTGGAGTGAAAGGTGACAAAG GTTTTCCTGGTGATCCTGGAGTTCCTGGGCCTGTGGGACCTGTTGGCCCACCTGGACCAAAGG GTGCAACTGGAGCTCCTGGGCTTTCTGGGTCACCAG GTCAACCAGGTTCTATAGGGTTCCGTGGTGAAGCAGGGCCACCTGGTCCTAAAG GTGACAGAGGACTTGCTGGATTCCAAGGAATTAAAG gTGAACCTGGTGACAAAGGCGTCAGAGGTCTACAAG GTGAGCCAGGTCTACCAGGTGTGTCTGGGCCAGCTGGAGAGAAAGGATCCAAAGGGTCAATGG GATCTGCTGGACAAGATGGTGCGAAAGGATCAAGAG GTGACCAAGGACCTGCTGGACCCCCTGGACTCAGAGGACCTACTGGACCGCCAGGGGACTCTGGACCTCCAG GAGCACCTGGTCTTCAAGGACCACCAG GTATACCAGGAAACCCAGGACAACCAGGTGCCAAAG GTGACACTGGTGAACCAGGAAGAATCATCAATGCAG ctggATCCAGTACTGTTGGCATCCCTGGACCACCTGGACCTGCTGGTCCCCCAGGTCCTGCAGGACCTCCAGGATTATCAG GTCCCATTGGCCCAGCTGGTCTGCCTGGTCAAGCTG GCCCTAAAGGTGACAGAGGGTATAAGGGAGACCAGGGAGAACCAGGAGTAACAGTGAGAACGACTGAGAGCATAAGCTCAACCAGAACTCAGA GTCAGTTTGGTGCTGCTGGAGCCTCAGTGCTAAGTGGCCCACCTGGCCCACCGGGTCCACCAGGTCCACCTGGGCCTATGGGACGCCCAG GAGATTCAAGACAAGGACCTCCAGGACCACCTGGGCCTCCAG GTTATGGAATTCCAGGACCTAAAGGAGACAAAGGAGATTCAGGCTTTGCTTCCAGCTCTG GAACGTATTATACTGGGCCACCAGGACCACCTGGGCCTTCTGGACCTAAAGGGTCAACAG GTGCTCCTGGACCAAGGGGATACCAGG GTGAGCCAGGACAGCCAGGTGTGCCCGGCATCCCAGGAAGCTCTGAGAGAG TGTCAACGTATACTGGAGGAAATGGGATCCCGGGACCTCCAGGTCCACCAGGTCCTCCTGGACGTCCAGGACCACAAGGAATCAAAG GGGACACTGGAGCTCCTGGTATTCCTGGCTCTTCAAGAG GTACAGTCTCAGTTACTGCAGGCCCTCCTGGTCCCCCAGGTCCTCCTGGCCCTGCAGGCCAGCCAGGGTCTTTTGCTTCATCTATAGAGATGCGTCAGTACATCACTGATTATCTAA GAACAAGCAGACTGTCTGGTATCCCAGGACCTCCAGGTCCACCTGGGCCTCCAGGAACCTTCTCAGGCTCTATTGAGGACCTCTCCCGTCATATCATTGCATACCTGCAAC GCTCAGGCCTCATCGTCACTCAGGGATCCCTGACAGTCAATGATCTTATTGTCTTGCTTCAGA GAGACGAAGTGAGGAGATATTTGACAAGCACTCCAGGACTTCAAGGGCCGCCAGGACCACAAGGACCACCAGGACCACAAGGGGCAGCAGGGGGACTTTCTGGCAGTTACAGTGTAGAGCAGATAGCGACATACATCTACAATATCATGACTG aaagaGGAATTGCTAGAGGTCCACCTGGGCCACCTGGACCACGTGGCCCACCTGGGCCTGTTAGTGGAGGAGGCGCTGGCTTGACCACTGCTACGATAGACTATTCTGCACTTGTGAAAA ATTCAGACTTCCGCTCATGGGTTATCTCTGCTATACAAGAGGGTCCTCCTGGACCTCAAGGTGTTCAAGGTTTACCTGGCCCTCCTGGTCCTCCTGGTGCTCAAGGGCCACCAGGTGTCTCCACTACCACTGTGTATGGGGCAGGAGGTCGTGGCTACAGCTTGGAGGACATTCAGCGTTACCTGCAAG GTTCTGGGTTTAGAGGTCTTCCTGGCCCTCCTGGTCCTCCAGGTCCTCAGGGACCACCAGGCAGTTACACTGGATCAATTTCCTATAGTGGAAACTTCCCCCGGGACAGCATCCGCACTGAAATTCAGAACTATCTGACCA GTGACAGTGTTCGTGTCGCCCTCACTGGACCTCCGGGGGCTCCAGGACCAAGGGGTCACAAAGGAGAACGTGGAGAACCGGGTTACATCCAGAGCTACACGCAGAGCCAGGGCTACTCTCAGGGCAACTCCCGCTCTGAGCGCCAAGAGATCGATGTGAGCAGGATCAGTGAGACACTGGACTACTCCAATGTTGCCCTGAAAGTAACAGACTACATCAAGA ATCAAGGCCTGTTGCAGGAGTATCTGGTTGAGGGTCCATGGAGGACGAATGTAAGGGCCATTCAAGGCCCCCCTGGACCACCAGGCCCCCCTGGACCACCTGGTTACAGCCGTGTCTTTGCGGCCTACGGCAATGTCACAGCTGACCTCATGAACTTCTTCAGAG ACCATGGCACCATCCCTGGCCCGCCAGGAATCCCTGGACCAAGGGGAGACAGAGGGTATCCAGGACCCAAAGGAGACAAGG GTGATCCTGGACGCCCAGGAATACCAGGGTCATACAGTATCCAAATTCCACACAAAGTGCAGAAGAGGGATACAG GTAATAGAGTGGTTGGTCGTCGCCAGCTGCATCACCATCCAGCCAACGGTGGCTAA